The following proteins are co-located in the Nocardia bhagyanarayanae genome:
- a CDS encoding DUF5703 family protein yields MAPKSSRAALPANWETSSDDYEYVPLRLPKDVTRVTASMRLAIQAEFGGWELSRVRAYTDGSRKVLLRRRKTSLLPQPEPGM; encoded by the coding sequence ATGGCGCCGAAAAGCTCCCGCGCAGCGTTACCGGCGAACTGGGAGACCAGCAGCGACGACTACGAATACGTCCCGCTGCGCTTACCGAAAGACGTGACCAGGGTGACCGCCTCGATGCGCCTGGCGATTCAGGCCGAATTCGGCGGATGGGAGCTCTCGCGCGTGCGCGCCTACACCGACGGCAGCCGCAAGGTGTTGCTGCGTCGTCGCAAGACCTCGCTACTACCCCAGCCCGAGCCGGGGATGTGA
- a CDS encoding AMP-dependent synthetase/ligase, producing the protein MSTTEIGFAHESGKTVYTVPEAFQETIKLRPEAVALRTVGGTTEISWREYGRRVESIAAGLAALGVTRGDTVGIMLTNRPEFNLVDTAALHLGATPFSIYNTSSPEQITHLFTNAENKVVVTERAFLDVINSAGVELAHIIVVDGPATGATTLEEVEANPAADFDFAAAWQAVEPGDLATLIYTSGTTGPSKGVEITHRNVLAQIIALVNGALPVGFDDRAISYLPAAHVADRISGHAISLLTGILITCVPDPREIAAALPDARPTVFFGVPRVWQKIKAGIDGKLATEPSPVKRSLANWAIGTGVAAARADLAGKGRGPVLGLQYKLADALVLSKLRHALGLDNLKVAASGAAAIPPETLEYFLGLGFTVTEVWGMSETTGVATYTELDKPRPGSVGRAVDGLELRLGEDGELLVRGPIVTPGYRKQPDKTKEALDSDGWLSTGDVATIDADGYVRIVDRKKELIINEAGKNISPTNIENAVKAASSLVGQVVAIGEAKPYISALIVLDPDTAAIRAKEIGAPAEDLAALATRKEIVDEVLAAVEAGNRKLSRVEQIKRFTIVGKAWEPGGDELTPTMKLKRNPIAAKYAEEIATLYVNPLPETVVNVS; encoded by the coding sequence ATGAGCACTACAGAAATCGGTTTCGCGCACGAATCAGGCAAGACGGTCTACACCGTTCCCGAGGCGTTCCAGGAGACCATCAAGCTGCGGCCAGAGGCGGTCGCGTTGCGCACCGTCGGCGGGACGACGGAGATCAGCTGGCGGGAATACGGCCGACGGGTCGAATCGATCGCGGCCGGACTCGCGGCGCTGGGCGTGACCCGCGGCGACACCGTCGGGATCATGCTCACCAACCGGCCCGAATTCAACCTCGTCGACACGGCCGCGCTGCACTTGGGCGCGACACCGTTCTCGATCTACAACACCAGCTCCCCCGAACAGATCACCCACCTGTTCACCAACGCCGAGAACAAGGTGGTGGTCACCGAACGCGCGTTCCTCGACGTGATCAACAGCGCGGGCGTCGAGCTCGCGCACATCATCGTCGTTGACGGCCCGGCCACCGGCGCGACCACGCTGGAGGAGGTCGAGGCCAACCCGGCCGCCGACTTCGATTTCGCCGCAGCCTGGCAGGCCGTGGAGCCCGGCGATCTGGCCACCCTGATCTACACCTCGGGCACCACCGGTCCGTCCAAGGGTGTGGAGATCACCCACCGCAACGTGCTCGCCCAGATCATCGCGCTGGTGAACGGCGCGCTGCCGGTCGGCTTCGACGACCGGGCGATCTCCTACCTGCCCGCCGCGCACGTCGCGGACCGCATTTCCGGGCACGCCATCAGCCTGCTCACCGGCATCCTCATCACCTGCGTTCCGGATCCGCGCGAGATCGCCGCCGCGCTGCCCGACGCCCGCCCGACCGTCTTCTTCGGCGTCCCCCGGGTGTGGCAGAAGATCAAGGCGGGCATCGACGGCAAGCTGGCCACCGAACCGAGCCCGGTCAAGCGGTCCTTGGCGAACTGGGCCATCGGCACCGGTGTCGCCGCCGCGCGCGCCGACCTCGCGGGCAAGGGACGCGGCCCGGTGCTCGGGTTGCAGTACAAGCTCGCCGACGCGCTCGTGCTGTCGAAGCTGCGCCACGCCCTCGGCTTGGACAACCTGAAGGTCGCCGCCTCCGGCGCGGCCGCCATCCCGCCGGAGACCCTCGAGTACTTCCTCGGCCTCGGCTTCACCGTCACCGAGGTGTGGGGCATGTCGGAGACCACCGGCGTCGCGACCTACACCGAATTGGACAAGCCGCGCCCTGGTTCGGTCGGCCGCGCGGTGGACGGGCTCGAGCTGCGCCTCGGCGAGGACGGCGAGCTGCTGGTGCGCGGCCCGATCGTCACGCCGGGCTACCGCAAGCAGCCCGACAAGACCAAGGAGGCGCTCGACTCCGACGGCTGGCTGTCCACCGGCGACGTGGCGACCATCGACGCCGACGGCTACGTGCGGATCGTGGACCGCAAGAAAGAACTCATCATCAACGAGGCGGGCAAGAACATCTCCCCCACCAACATCGAGAACGCGGTGAAGGCGGCGTCCTCGCTGGTGGGTCAAGTGGTGGCGATCGGAGAGGCCAAGCCCTACATCTCCGCGCTGATCGTGCTCGACCCCGACACGGCCGCCATCCGCGCCAAGGAAATCGGCGCGCCCGCCGAGGATCTGGCCGCGCTGGCCACCCGCAAGGAGATCGTCGACGAGGTGCTCGCGGCCGTCGAGGCCGGTAACCGCAAGCTTTCGCGCGTCGAGCAGATCAAGCGCTTCACGATCGTCGGCAAGGCGTGGGAGCCGGGCGGCGACGAGCTGACCCCGACCATGAAGCTCAAGCGCAACCCGATCGCGGCGAAGTACGCCGAGGAGATCGCCACGCTGTACGTCAACCCGCTGCCCGAGACGGTGGTCAACGTCTCCTGA
- a CDS encoding cytochrome P450 produces MTTSATGKPADDRGDTTLHPPRWQPAPMRWHRTEVGWAQSWRYAAALIPRWRDRTLVHYLTVELPGADDVLVARMPMLRYVVVRNPELARRILVSNQENYCKSAEYDMMAVTFGQGLVTDMDDRRYQRNRRLVQPIFARGNIEQFAGPITEAAADAADRILRACAADGSVDIGTEMNRLTLDIVARTMFGTELSGPISQIRLTNLLKFFGVGFATNISRPLRALSTFVVRCTTPEERRAGSRIPIRAMRYLTWSTAPHIMLELRRIERAVDALVADHRSGRIARKDNLLGLLMEARDPETGHAYSDTEIHDELMTFIGAGMETSATALTWTWKLLAEHPEARDRMREELRAVLGERTPDAADVDKLVWTKALLAESMRLYPPIIGLTRVAKGPDVLAGYRIEPGTTVVISLHGVHHNASVWADPERFDPARHLPENLTTERRHGSLAFSAGKRICIAQNFAMMEMVLSLAVLAQRMDLDLATQEPIRRALSFTGGPDGPVPMTATPRA; encoded by the coding sequence ATGACGACATCGGCAACCGGGAAACCCGCCGACGACCGGGGCGACACCACCCTGCACCCGCCGCGCTGGCAGCCCGCGCCCATGCGCTGGCATCGCACCGAGGTCGGTTGGGCGCAGTCCTGGCGCTACGCCGCCGCGCTGATCCCACGCTGGCGCGACCGGACGCTGGTGCACTACCTGACCGTCGAGTTGCCCGGCGCCGACGACGTGCTCGTCGCGCGCATGCCGATGCTGCGCTACGTCGTGGTGCGCAACCCCGAACTGGCCCGGCGCATCCTGGTATCGAATCAGGAAAACTATTGCAAGAGCGCGGAATACGACATGATGGCGGTGACTTTCGGTCAGGGCCTCGTCACCGACATGGACGACCGGCGCTACCAGCGCAACCGCCGCCTCGTGCAGCCCATCTTCGCGCGCGGCAACATCGAACAGTTCGCCGGGCCGATCACCGAGGCGGCCGCCGACGCCGCGGACCGCATCCTGCGGGCCTGCGCCGCGGACGGCTCGGTCGACATCGGCACCGAGATGAACCGGCTGACCCTGGACATCGTCGCGCGCACCATGTTCGGCACCGAGCTGTCCGGGCCTATCTCCCAGATCCGGCTGACGAACCTGCTGAAGTTCTTCGGCGTCGGCTTCGCCACCAACATCAGCAGGCCGTTGCGCGCGCTGTCGACGTTCGTCGTCCGCTGCACGACACCCGAGGAGCGACGCGCCGGTTCCCGCATCCCCATTCGCGCCATGCGCTATCTGACCTGGTCGACCGCCCCGCACATCATGCTCGAGCTGCGCCGCATCGAGCGGGCGGTGGACGCCCTCGTCGCCGATCACCGCAGCGGCCGCATCGCGCGCAAGGACAACCTGCTCGGATTGCTGATGGAAGCGCGCGACCCGGAGACCGGCCACGCCTACAGCGACACCGAGATCCACGACGAATTGATGACTTTCATCGGCGCCGGAATGGAGACCTCGGCGACCGCACTGACCTGGACATGGAAACTGCTCGCCGAACATCCCGAGGCACGCGACAGAATGCGCGAGGAGCTGCGCGCCGTTCTCGGCGAACGCACTCCCGACGCCGCCGATGTGGACAAGCTGGTGTGGACGAAAGCCCTTCTCGCCGAGTCGATGCGACTGTATCCGCCGATCATCGGGCTGACCCGGGTGGCGAAGGGACCGGACGTGCTGGCCGGTTACCGGATCGAGCCGGGGACGACGGTCGTGATCAGCCTGCACGGTGTGCACCACAACGCGTCGGTCTGGGCGGATCCCGAGCGCTTCGACCCCGCGCGGCACCTGCCGGAGAACCTGACCACCGAACGCAGGCACGGATCGCTGGCCTTCAGCGCGGGCAAGCGCATCTGCATCGCGCAGAACTTCGCGATGATGGAAATGGTGCTGTCGCTGGCGGTTCTGGCGCAGCGGATGGATCTGGACCTGGCGACCCAGGAACCGATTCGGCGGGCGCTGTCGTTCACCGGCGGGCCGGACGGACCGGTTCCGATGACAGCGACACCGCGCGCCTGA
- a CDS encoding M20/M25/M40 family metallo-hydrolase, whose product MSVNGEGSGPNSRSRAVDEVVELVSRLIRFDTSNTGDLATTKGERECAQWVADQLHQVGYTTEYVESGAPCRGNVFARLKGADSSRGALLMHGHLDVVPAEASDWSVHPFSGAVRDGYVWGRGAIDMKDMVGMMLAVARQFKVEGTVPPRDIVFAFLADEENGGKWGSQWLVDNRPDLFDGVTEAVGEVGGFSLTVPRRDGGERRLYLVETAEKGLGWMRLRAKARAGHGSFLHEDNAVTILAEAVARLGKHTFPLVLSDSVAEFLAAVSEETGIPFDPESPDIEGQLAKLGTISRIIGATLRDTANPTMLQAGYKANVIPQTAEAVVDCRVVPGRQAAFEREVDELIGPDVEREWITKLDSYETTFDGHLVDAMNDAILAHDPQGRTVPYMLSGGTDAKAFARLGIRCFGFAPLRLPPELDFSALFHGVDERVPVDALEFGTRVLEHFLLHS is encoded by the coding sequence GTGTCCGTTAACGGCGAAGGCTCCGGTCCGAACAGCAGATCTCGCGCGGTGGACGAGGTCGTCGAGTTGGTCAGTCGACTGATCAGGTTCGACACCTCGAACACGGGCGATCTGGCCACCACGAAGGGTGAGCGCGAATGCGCCCAGTGGGTGGCCGATCAACTGCACCAGGTCGGATACACCACCGAATACGTGGAATCCGGTGCGCCGTGCCGCGGCAACGTCTTCGCGCGACTGAAAGGTGCCGATTCCAGTCGCGGCGCGCTGCTGATGCACGGGCATCTGGACGTGGTGCCCGCCGAGGCGTCGGACTGGAGCGTGCACCCGTTCTCCGGCGCGGTGCGCGACGGCTACGTCTGGGGCCGCGGCGCCATCGACATGAAGGACATGGTCGGGATGATGCTGGCGGTGGCGCGCCAGTTCAAGGTCGAAGGCACGGTGCCGCCGCGTGACATCGTCTTCGCGTTCCTTGCCGACGAGGAGAACGGCGGCAAGTGGGGCTCGCAGTGGTTGGTGGACAACCGTCCCGACCTGTTCGACGGTGTCACCGAGGCGGTGGGGGAGGTCGGCGGTTTCTCGCTGACGGTGCCGCGCCGCGACGGCGGTGAGCGCAGGCTCTACCTGGTGGAGACCGCCGAGAAGGGGCTGGGCTGGATGCGCTTGCGCGCCAAGGCCCGCGCCGGGCACGGCTCGTTCCTGCACGAGGACAACGCGGTCACCATCCTGGCCGAGGCGGTGGCCCGGCTCGGCAAACACACCTTCCCGCTGGTGCTTTCGGATTCGGTGGCCGAGTTCCTCGCCGCGGTGTCGGAGGAGACCGGCATTCCCTTCGACCCGGAGAGCCCGGACATCGAGGGGCAGCTCGCCAAGCTCGGCACCATCTCCCGCATCATCGGCGCCACCCTGCGCGACACCGCCAATCCCACCATGCTGCAGGCCGGTTACAAGGCCAACGTCATTCCGCAGACCGCGGAGGCGGTGGTGGACTGCCGGGTGGTGCCGGGCCGCCAAGCCGCCTTCGAACGCGAGGTGGACGAGCTGATCGGCCCCGATGTCGAACGCGAGTGGATCACCAAGCTCGACTCCTACGAGACCACCTTCGACGGACACCTGGTCGACGCCATGAACGACGCGATCCTGGCGCACGACCCGCAGGGCCGCACGGTGCCCTACATGCTTTCCGGGGGCACGGACGCGAAAGCCTTCGCCCGCTTGGGAATTCGCTGTTTCGGTTTCGCACCGCTGCGGCTGCCGCCGGAACTGGACTTCAGCGCCCTGTTCCACGGCGTGGACGAACGTGTTCCGGTGGACGCTCTCGAATTCGGCACCCGCGTACTGGAACACTTCCTGTTGCACAGCTGA
- a CDS encoding CD225/dispanin family protein produces MTYPPPQPGFDPYKQSDPYAQQQPQPASDPYAQQPGYPAAPGYPAAPGYPAAPGYPAAPGYPAAGGYPPAPGYPAAPGYGPGYNPGTPPENNMVWAILATVFCCLPFGIVAIMKAANVNSLWAQGQAAEAYRAAEDAKKWTMISAVCGVIVFVIALVANIALIGASGV; encoded by the coding sequence ATGACGTACCCCCCGCCCCAACCCGGCTTCGACCCGTACAAGCAGTCCGACCCGTACGCGCAGCAGCAGCCGCAACCGGCGAGCGACCCCTACGCGCAGCAGCCCGGATACCCCGCCGCGCCGGGGTATCCGGCGGCGCCGGGTTACCCTGCCGCGCCCGGTTACCCCGCGGCGCCGGGTTATCCGGCCGCGGGTGGCTACCCGCCCGCCCCGGGCTACCCGGCCGCTCCCGGTTACGGCCCCGGCTACAACCCGGGAACGCCGCCGGAGAACAACATGGTGTGGGCGATCCTGGCGACGGTGTTCTGCTGTCTTCCGTTCGGCATCGTCGCGATCATGAAGGCGGCCAACGTCAACAGCCTGTGGGCGCAGGGGCAGGCCGCCGAGGCCTACCGTGCCGCGGAGGACGCCAAGAAGTGGACGATGATCTCGGCGGTGTGCGGCGTGATCGTGTTCGTGATCGCCCTCGTCGCCAACATCGCGCTCATCGGAGCCTCCGGGGTGTGA
- a CDS encoding GTP cyclohydrolase II has protein sequence MIELPDRGDGGGHILVFGDITDGCLVRVHSRCLYGEALRSDDCDCGPELDKSLDMIQDAGSGVLVYLEQEGRGAGLLAKARGYLESEQSGEDTFTSYEKLGYPPDARSYEQAARALFDVLNLRSVQLLTNNPAKMHALREAGLTVQVVPLVTEALSQRAIDYLDAKRRRRRHWIPNGESPWSAEQTILPRPDAAEPPLESAPPVLV, from the coding sequence GTGATCGAGTTACCCGATCGCGGCGACGGAGGCGGCCACATTCTCGTCTTCGGGGACATCACCGATGGTTGTCTGGTCCGGGTGCATTCGCGCTGCCTCTACGGCGAGGCGCTGCGGTCGGACGACTGCGACTGCGGCCCGGAACTGGACAAGTCTCTGGACATGATCCAGGACGCCGGGTCCGGCGTGCTGGTCTATCTCGAACAGGAAGGCCGCGGCGCCGGCCTGCTCGCCAAGGCGCGCGGGTACCTGGAGAGCGAACAGTCCGGCGAGGACACCTTCACCAGCTACGAGAAGCTGGGCTATCCGCCGGACGCGCGCTCCTACGAGCAGGCGGCCCGCGCGCTGTTCGACGTGCTGAATCTGCGCAGCGTCCAACTGCTGACCAACAATCCGGCCAAGATGCACGCGCTGCGCGAGGCCGGTCTCACGGTGCAAGTCGTGCCGCTGGTGACCGAGGCGTTGAGCCAACGCGCCATCGACTACCTCGACGCCAAACGCCGCAGGCGCAGGCACTGGATTCCCAACGGCGAATCGCCGTGGTCGGCCGAGCAGACCATACTGCCCAGGCCGGATGCCGCCGAGCCGCCACTCGAAAGCGCGCCGCCGGTTCTGGTCTAG
- a CDS encoding YbhB/YbcL family Raf kinase inhibitor-like protein, which produces MTYNPYDALPQVPEFTLTSEDVTDRSPLGNDQVSGVFGAGGKDISPQLSWSGFPAETKSFAVTVYDPDAPTASGFWHWAVADIPASTTSLPSGAGSAGGSLPSGAVTLRNDGGFAGFVGAAPPPGHGPHRYFIVVHAVDVESLGIDADATPAYLGFNLFSHTLARATLIGTYEQ; this is translated from the coding sequence ATGACCTACAACCCGTACGACGCACTACCGCAGGTCCCCGAGTTCACCCTCACCTCCGAAGACGTCACCGACCGAAGCCCGCTCGGCAACGACCAGGTCAGCGGCGTGTTCGGCGCCGGGGGCAAGGACATCTCCCCGCAGCTATCCTGGTCCGGATTCCCCGCCGAGACCAAGAGTTTCGCCGTCACCGTCTACGATCCCGACGCGCCGACGGCCTCGGGCTTCTGGCATTGGGCCGTCGCCGACATCCCGGCGTCGACCACCTCGCTGCCCAGCGGGGCCGGCAGTGCGGGCGGTTCGCTGCCCTCGGGCGCGGTGACCTTGCGCAACGACGGCGGCTTCGCCGGATTCGTCGGCGCCGCACCGCCGCCCGGCCACGGCCCACACCGCTACTTCATCGTGGTTCACGCGGTGGACGTGGAGAGCCTGGGCATCGACGCCGACGCGACGCCCGCCTACCTCGGGTTCAACCTGTTCTCGCACACCCTGGCCCGCGCCACCCTGATCGGCACCTACGAGCAGTAA
- a CDS encoding quinone-dependent dihydroorotate dehydrogenase — MYGLLLRLMFFVPPERIHHLAFAAMRVAARFAPTRLLLKRLAVVDDPILRNTVFGVQFRAPLGLAAGFDKNAEGADIWGPFGWGFAEIGTVTAQEQPGNPAPRLFRLPADRALINRMGFNNHGAARAAEQLRAKAATVPIGANIGKTKVVEPADAADDYATSAALLGPLADFVVVNVSSPNTPGLRDLQAVESLRPLLRAVLDTVRVPVLVKIAPDLSDDDIDAVADLALELGLAGIVATNTTIRRDGLRTDAAEVAAMGAGGLSGAPVAERSLEVLRRLYRRVGDRLVLISVGGIETPDQAFERILAGASLLQGYTGFIYGGPFWTRKIHRGLAARLREHGYTSIAEAVGAENVART, encoded by the coding sequence ATGTACGGACTGCTGCTTCGCCTGATGTTCTTCGTTCCGCCGGAACGCATCCACCACCTGGCCTTCGCGGCGATGCGCGTCGCCGCCCGGTTCGCGCCGACCAGGCTGCTGCTGAAGCGGCTCGCCGTCGTCGACGATCCGATCTTGCGCAACACCGTTTTCGGCGTCCAGTTCCGCGCGCCGCTCGGCTTGGCCGCCGGTTTCGACAAGAACGCCGAGGGCGCCGACATCTGGGGTCCGTTCGGCTGGGGTTTCGCCGAGATCGGCACCGTCACCGCGCAGGAGCAGCCGGGCAATCCCGCGCCGCGGCTGTTCCGGCTGCCCGCCGACCGCGCGCTGATCAACCGGATGGGCTTCAACAATCACGGCGCCGCCCGCGCCGCCGAGCAGCTGCGCGCCAAGGCCGCCACCGTCCCGATCGGCGCCAACATCGGCAAGACCAAGGTCGTCGAACCCGCCGACGCCGCCGACGACTACGCGACCAGCGCGGCCCTGCTCGGCCCGCTGGCCGACTTCGTCGTGGTCAACGTCAGCTCCCCCAACACCCCCGGTCTGCGCGACCTGCAGGCCGTCGAATCGCTGCGCCCGCTGCTGCGGGCCGTGCTGGACACCGTGCGTGTTCCGGTCCTGGTGAAGATCGCCCCCGACCTGTCCGACGACGACATCGACGCCGTCGCCGACCTCGCGCTGGAACTCGGCCTCGCGGGCATCGTCGCCACCAACACCACCATCCGCCGCGACGGGCTGCGCACCGACGCCGCCGAGGTCGCGGCCATGGGCGCGGGCGGTCTGTCCGGCGCCCCCGTCGCCGAACGCTCACTCGAAGTGCTGCGCCGCCTGTACCGGCGGGTCGGCGACCGGCTCGTGCTGATCTCCGTCGGCGGCATCGAAACCCCCGACCAGGCCTTCGAGCGCATCCTGGCCGGCGCCAGCCTGCTGCAGGGGTACACCGGCTTCATCTACGGCGGCCCGTTCTGGACCCGCAAGATCCACCGCGGCCTCGCCGCGCGCCTGCGCGAACACGGCTACACCTCGATCGCCGAGGCGGTCGGCGCGGAGAACGTCGCGCGAACCTGA
- a CDS encoding PfkB family carbohydrate kinase yields MAPQDPRTIAVRDILTRLCTYYGLRPERLGSTEIDVTSLLELPVVRQHAQRTGRPASESLLPVVRETARRLPPTDRLIADSSLALGLFRDNPPDGVDLARLYADKLGPRREYLVEHWVRLHRALGADRIPEAPTVKRLRTSSEGDTFTALAELLTADQGYTIPKAMPSGKILVSLPDSVRRPKSVTVVGDAVIDHLYRVDGFPTADRAANGSFTRPPGGKGLNRAVAAARLGLDVALVSAVGDDEDGAEILDFLTKENVSCDLVKTIAGGRSPVTAVIMDSSGETRLIGCKDNRVKLEVADLHTGAVHAALASSEVVLLTLEHPKGIAEQVLAMVQGMRPRPKVIVCPSPSPAVPQDLYQYLDVVDYLVGSPSELQAMLPVVSTASTADSAQILRGLGVRAVCAIEGFRCSVLSERLNLDVGQFHGALKNSPGAAAAFSAALACRLIETDGELAAKDFVWATAAMIPTQQLGAVPRAMPDKERIDDVVRQGSRS; encoded by the coding sequence ATGGCTCCGCAGGATCCCCGCACGATCGCGGTTCGCGACATCCTCACCCGCTTGTGCACCTACTACGGTCTGCGCCCGGAACGCTTGGGCAGCACCGAGATCGACGTCACCAGCCTGCTCGAGCTGCCGGTCGTGCGCCAGCACGCGCAGCGCACCGGGCGGCCCGCGAGCGAGTCCCTGCTGCCGGTCGTGCGCGAGACGGCGCGGCGGTTGCCGCCGACCGATCGCCTGATCGCCGATTCGTCGTTGGCGCTCGGCCTTTTTCGTGACAACCCCCCTGACGGCGTCGATCTCGCCCGTCTCTACGCCGACAAGCTCGGCCCGCGCCGCGAGTATCTCGTCGAGCACTGGGTGCGACTGCACCGGGCGCTCGGCGCCGACCGCATCCCCGAAGCGCCGACGGTCAAGCGGCTGCGGACCTCGTCGGAGGGCGACACGTTCACCGCCTTGGCCGAGCTGCTCACCGCCGACCAGGGCTACACCATCCCCAAGGCGATGCCGAGCGGCAAAATCCTTGTATCGCTGCCTGATTCGGTGCGTCGGCCCAAGTCGGTGACGGTGGTCGGCGACGCCGTCATCGATCATCTGTATCGCGTCGACGGGTTTCCAACCGCCGACCGAGCGGCCAATGGCAGCTTCACCCGCCCGCCCGGGGGCAAGGGCCTCAATCGCGCGGTGGCGGCCGCACGCCTCGGTTTGGATGTCGCGCTGGTCTCTGCGGTCGGAGACGACGAGGACGGCGCGGAGATCCTGGATTTCCTGACCAAGGAGAACGTCAGCTGCGATCTGGTGAAAACCATTGCGGGCGGGCGCTCCCCGGTCACGGCCGTGATCATGGATTCCAGCGGCGAGACCAGGCTGATCGGGTGCAAGGACAACCGGGTCAAACTCGAAGTGGCCGACCTGCACACCGGGGCCGTGCATGCGGCGTTGGCGAGTTCGGAGGTGGTGCTGCTGACCCTCGAGCACCCCAAGGGCATCGCCGAACAGGTGCTCGCGATGGTGCAAGGCATGCGGCCCCGGCCGAAGGTGATCGTCTGCCCCTCGCCGAGCCCCGCTGTGCCACAAGACCTTTACCAGTATCTCGACGTCGTGGACTACCTGGTCGGATCGCCGTCGGAACTGCAGGCGATGCTGCCGGTCGTCTCGACCGCCTCCACCGCCGACAGCGCGCAGATCCTGCGCGGGCTCGGGGTTCGGGCGGTGTGCGCGATCGAGGGCTTCCGCTGCTCGGTGCTCTCCGAGCGCTTGAATCTCGATGTCGGCCAGTTCCACGGGGCCTTGAAGAATTCGCCGGGCGCCGCCGCCGCGTTCTCGGCCGCGTTGGCGTGCCGTCTGATCGAAACCGACGGCGAGCTGGCCGCGAAGGATTTCGTCTGGGCTACGGCGGCGATGATCCCCACTCAGCAGTTGGGTGCGGTGCCGCGCGCGATGCCGGACAAGGAGCGTATCGACGACGTGGTTCGGCAGGGCAGTAGGTCGTGA
- a CDS encoding DUF2752 domain-containing protein yields MSTPVSVSHRLAAPVAVAGAGALVCAAVLWADPTTPGGVIPVCPSKALFGINCPGCGSSRMLYSLLHGDLPAALHYNALGLLALLALVGTFVFWTRDRVRGRDSVRWYQYRTAPHITLAVVLGWLVLRNIPFAPFTGLRV; encoded by the coding sequence GTGAGCACGCCCGTCTCGGTCTCGCACCGGCTGGCCGCGCCCGTCGCGGTCGCCGGTGCGGGCGCACTGGTCTGCGCCGCCGTGCTGTGGGCCGATCCCACCACACCGGGCGGCGTCATCCCGGTCTGCCCGTCCAAGGCGCTGTTCGGCATCAACTGTCCCGGCTGCGGCAGTTCCCGCATGCTGTATTCGCTGCTGCACGGCGATCTGCCCGCGGCGCTGCACTACAACGCTCTCGGCCTGCTCGCGTTGCTCGCCCTGGTCGGCACGTTCGTCTTCTGGACGCGCGATCGTGTCCGCGGCCGTGACTCGGTGCGCTGGTATCAGTACCGCACCGCCCCGCACATCACGCTCGCCGTGGTTCTCGGCTGGCTGGTGCTGCGCAATATCCCGTTCGCGCCCTTCACCGGTCTGCGCGTCTGA
- a CDS encoding GTP cyclohydrolase II produces the protein MDQAAFQLRETGHRLTRKGRELRVRVMAIPGAEDGGHAMIFGPIADACLVRIHSRCLYGDALRSDDCDCGPELDLSMDMIQDAGCGVLVYLEQEGRGAGLVDKARGLRTSEVFGLDTFDSYERLGLCADTRSYENAARALLHLGLRSVRLLTNNPDKVRALTDLGIAVTVVPLVTRPRSERARRYLEAKRRRRGHTIPDESVSWSGLGRSVGRFRWFTPGCWWRRLLAL, from the coding sequence ATGGACCAAGCGGCATTCCAGCTTCGCGAGACCGGGCATCGGCTGACTCGCAAGGGGCGCGAACTCCGCGTTCGAGTCATGGCGATACCCGGCGCCGAGGACGGCGGGCACGCCATGATCTTCGGTCCGATCGCCGATGCCTGCTTGGTCCGCATCCATTCGCGCTGCCTGTACGGCGACGCGCTGCGCTCCGACGATTGCGATTGCGGGCCCGAGCTCGATCTGTCGATGGACATGATCCAGGACGCCGGATGTGGGGTGCTGGTCTATCTCGAACAGGAGGGCCGCGGCGCCGGATTGGTGGACAAGGCACGGGGATTGCGCACCAGCGAGGTGTTCGGCCTGGACACCTTCGACAGCTACGAGCGGTTGGGGCTGTGCGCCGACACCCGCTCCTACGAGAACGCGGCCCGCGCGCTGCTGCACCTGGGTCTGCGATCGGTGCGGCTGCTGACGAACAACCCGGACAAGGTGCGCGCGCTGACCGATCTCGGTATCGCGGTCACGGTGGTGCCGTTGGTGACGCGGCCGCGCAGCGAGCGTGCCCGCCGGTATCTGGAAGCCAAGCGACGCAGGCGCGGTCACACGATCCCGGACGAGAGTGTGTCGTGGTCGGGGCTCGGCCGTTCGGTGGGGCGCTTCCGGTGGTTCACGCCCGGCTGCTGGTGGCGTCGGCTGCTCGCGCTGTAA